Part of the Brassica oleracea var. oleracea cultivar TO1000 chromosome C8, BOL, whole genome shotgun sequence genome is shown below.
ATTTATAAAAAATAAATTTGAAATATTTAAGATATACAAAAGTTTTAAAGATTAAAAAGATGAATGAGAAAATACTTATGAATCATAAATATGTTGTATAATTAATTATAAAGACCAATATGCAAATAAAAAGATGAAACTTCAAATTTAGAGTTTTGAGTAGTGAAACTCCAAATACGAAGTTTCACATTTTAAAACTCTAAATTTGAAAATTTAAAGTTCTTTTTTGGAGAGCAAAAAACTTTATATTTGAAGTTATAGAGTTTCTTCTGGAGAGTTTTTCCATAGATGGAGGATCATTAGTTTTCATGGATACTATAGTACATTTGGAAATGAAGAAATAATAAAGTTTTTATTAACCTGGATATGGATCCTAGGGACACCCTTAAATTAGCAGAAACGGAATCTACACTCTGGGCTGAGATACACATTTTGAACGAACAGAAGACGGTACCACATTTAGAGGTTACGACTCTTCCGTCAATTCCCAGAAGATGGTGTTTCACAGATGGATACTGGAAAGAGGATGATATTTTTTCCAGTCAGGGCTAGTTCAGTACTTTAGAAGGATTTGAGGGTTTGATGGGGGCAAGGAATGTACAGACTACTCTCTCTCCTCTTCATGCAGAGATGGAAGCGTTATTATGGACTATGGAATGTATGAGAAACTTACGACAATTTAAGGTTACGTTTGCAACGGATTGTTCTCAATCAGTGAAGATGGTTTCGGAACCAGAAGAATGACCAGCTTTTGCAAGTTATTTGGAAGATATTAAAAGCCTGAAAGAAAGTTTCTTCCGATCAGAGATTATCTATGTACCAATGACGCAAAATAAAAAGGCGGATAGCCTAGTACGTAGTGCTAGGAAGCAAACGTATTTCGTCGTTCATATGGATCAAGATCTACCGGTGTGGTTCACAGAGTCAATATGAATCTGTAGTTGTTGACAAAAAAAGATGCTCTTAATATATTTGTTCAAAAAACTAATAAAATAGATAAAATAATTTAGAAAAGCAGGGTTGTGAAATTGAGACATTTTTATATGATTTATGTAAATTTTCCATAATAACAATTGCATGACATTCCAAAAGTGCAAAATACAATTGAAAAATACTTTTGTCTTTGAGAAATGAATAACATAACTTATCAAATATTTTATGATATATTCTCTGAAGAAATAAAGTAATAAAAAATAATGAAGAATTTTTTTTTAATGTTTTAGTCAAGGAAATAAGAAATACCGTTATATCTCTTTGAAACGCCAAAATATTTTTGGTTTAATGAAGATAAATATTATATTAGTTATGGTATTTAAAATAAAGTTTATCACAAAATTGAAGAGACCATTTTTATTCTAGACCAAAACTATTTTTGTATAAGAATTTTATATTTTTTACCAAGAAATTTTCACTAAACAATTGTTTACTGTTTAACCGAACTTAAATTTATGCAGTGATCAATTTTTTTTTTTTGTCTTGTGTCCTCGAGGAACAAACAACCAAACCAGTTGAAGTGTAACATGAAAGAAAACCATAAGCAAAATGACAATTGCCAGTAGGCATTGCAAACCCAACATCGGGCGAAAAGGAAAAATAGAATTTGTCAACAACTCGAAGACTTTTAGCTGCTCCGAGATAACAAAGCAGTGATCAATTATACAAGCAAAAACTAGACACAAAAGATATGTTATTGGACCGTAACCAATCTACTTGAACTTAAAACCAAAACTAGATTGGAGCATATTTTAACTCGCAGGCTGTTAGTATTTTAAAACGTTTTAAAATTAAAATTAAAATGTTTTGAATTTTAAGAAATGTTTCTTATTTTTAAAATGGTTTTAAACTAGTGTTTAGTTATTTTTACTTTGTTCAAATTTCTAATATTTTTGTTATTTTCAAAAAATGGTTACATTTATTTTTTGAAAACTAACCAATTGTTAAAGGTCCGGAAATACATTACAGTGAGACTGTTTTCTGTGGTAGCATCGATACCTCTCTGGGGCCTTGCATCCCAAGTTCTTCACTGGCTGAACTTTCTCAAGGTTCAGCATGGGCACTGCCGGCTACGATGCCCATAGAAGAATTGGTTCAACAATCTGGTTCATTATCGGTGAGTTCCAAACAATAAATTGAATATAAAACAATGAACATACTCTGAAGATGGAGTACCAAATGTTGATTAATTTTATCCGTAGTACATTGACATTGCTGACGCAAACCTACGGCTTTTTAATTTTCTAAAAAATCTCACTTATACGCTTCCATACAATTCCGCTTATGTGTATCCGTTATGATTCCATGCAAACATAGATTGAAACTGAATCCGAACCTGAACCACAATATTTTGGGAACAAAAATACGCAAATCACAATTGTACATTTAAATCTATTAATTATTTTAGATCTGGTATCCAAAATTATCTAAAATATTCATAATTTTCATAAATACTTGAAAATATCTAAAATAGCCAAAATTAATATCTTAATTAATCAAAAATTACTCAGAACACTAGGAATTCACTAAATATATGCGGTTTATCCACCAAAATATTCCAAACTAAAGTAATTTCATGTTAATTTTAAGTATTTAGTCATACAATATTCAAATTTATATGTTATATATTATTTTATCTTTTTATATTTTGAGGAGTATATAGTATTTTGGGATTTTAAATTTATTTATATGATTTAAACATGTACATGAACCCGAAACAAATCCAAACCAGAATTTACAAGTATTAAAATAGGAAATAGATCTTAAACTAAAAAAATCTGAAATCCGAATAGGCCGTATGTAACTTGAAAGGGCATCAGAATTTCCACCCTCACCTAAACCATGTTAAAACGAATTATTATACCCACACACTGTAGGCTAAATGGAAAACATGTTAAGCTATTACCCAAAAGAAAAGGTTAAGCTATTACCCTCGATTAAAATGTTTACGCTTATTATACAACTTTTCAAATGATCTCTACCAAGTCTGAAATAGTGGTAAACTTAAGTTCATATTTTTTTTGAATACTAGTAGACGAAATATAATATTTTCTCATTATTTTAATTTGATTTTGAGGTAATTTGATTTTGAGTTAATTATATATATCAAAGAAACCTTATATCAAATACATCATTTATCTACTAAAAATAAGTTTTCTATCCAATATTTATTTTTCTCTGCTTAGATTGGGTTCAACTTATTGGATATATATCACTTTTGATTATTTTGGCGGCAAAAAAAAAATTATTTTGGCATTTTTTTTGTCATCAATTACAGACTCATACTGACTCTGTGAACCACATCGGAAGATCCTGATCCATGTGAACGACGAAAGACGGTAGTTTCCTAACACTGCGTGCTAGACTATCCGCCTTTAAGTTTTGCATCCTTGGTACATAGATGATCTCTGAGCTAATGAAACTTTTTCTCAGGGTCTTGATATCTTCCAAATAATTTGCAAATGCTGGCCATTCTTTTGGTTCTGAAACCATCTTCACCAATTGAGAACAATCCGTTGCAAACGTAACCTGAAATTGACGTAAATTTTTCATACATTCCATTGCCCATAAAAGAGCTTCTATCTCCGCATGCAGAGGAGTGAAACAAGCCCGGACATTCCTCGCCCCCAATAGCCCATCAAAACTTTCTAAAGTACTGAGCCAACCTTGTCCTGAGAAAATATCATTCTCCTTCCAAGAGCCATCTGTGAAGCACTATCTTCCTGGGATCGATGGAAGGGTTGTAGGCTCGACCGGTAATACTCTCCTGTTTTCTTTTAGTACTTGTGCCTCAGCCCAGAGTGTTGACTCTGTTTCTGCCAATTTGAGCGTATCTCGAGGATCCATATCCAAATTAATAAAAACTTTACTATTTCGTCCTTTCCAGATATACCATAGTATCCACGCAAACTGATGATCCTCCATCTGCGGGAAGATTCGTATTTTGGCATTTTATCATACCGGAATCGAAGCAAAATGTAGATTGAACACCATCCCTAGGCCGAGAAAAAAAAAACACCATACCTAAAACATGTTAAATAGATATCTCAATTTATTCATTTGTTATTGATACTCACACTCTAGCCCAAATAGAAAATTGGTTGAGCTATCTAGCCTCGAGTAAAATGTTTACTCTTATTCTACAACTTTTCAAAATTTCTCTACCAACTCTAAAAGTTAAAATTTTAATACAAAAATACGATTTTTTTTTTCATTCTTTTCATTTTGAGTTAATTTTTTATATATCAAATAGACCATTTATCTTCCAAAAAGAAGTATCCTAATCCCGCATTTGTTTTTCTCGCTGTAGATTAGGTTCAACTTGTTTGATATATATATCACTTTTGATTATTTTGCTTTCAGATCAGATTAAATGAATTTTCCTATCTAGATTGAACATTATATCGAAAATTGAGCATTTTATAAATTAAGAAGAGCAACCAGCATCACACAAAAAATAGAATAGACAGACATTTTATTTAAAAGAAAAAAACATTATCACGCTATCTCATTTGGCTTTATATATACACCCCACGACCATCTCTTGTTCAATGTCCATCGTATTTTCTTCTTCTCCAAAAGAAAAAAAGCAGTGAACAAGAAATGAAGCTCCTTAATACAGCTCTGGTGATCCTTCTCCTAACGATGATCGCCGTCTCATCGGCGATAGATATGTCGATCATTTCCTACGATAAAAATCACCACACCATCTCCGCGGGCAGCCGGAGCGACGCCGAGGTTTATAAACTCTACGAGGAGTGGCTAGTGAAACACGGGAAGGTTCAGAATTCTCTTACAGAGAAAGACCGACGGTTCGAGATCTTTAAAGACAATCTCCGTTTCATCGACGACCACAACGGGAAGAATCTTAGTTACAGATTGGGTCTTACGAAGTTCGCGGATCTCACTAACGATGAGTATAGATCCATGTACGTCGGCTCTAGGCTCAAGAGGAAATCCACAAGGACCAGCCTTCGCTACGAGGCGCGTGTAGGTGACGCGCTCCCGGAGAGCGTTGACTGGAGGAAGGAAGGTGCGGTGGCTGAGGTTAAAGATCAGGGAAGCTGCGGTAAGTTTTCTGAAATTCCTTTTACGTGAATAAAATAACTAATATCAGTGGGAAAACATAAATCTTTTTTTACTGTATCGGAATTTGTTAGTTATCTGTCTTGTCTGGTTCGTTCAAAAACTATTGGAACTTGTAGAGAAAGACATGTTTGTCCCTTCCAGGTATGGTGGGTGGGGAGATGTTGTAGTCCAGTCCCCACGTATTTATGAAATCCTTTAACTGTCAACTACAAAATATTGAGTTAGTTGGTGCGATTGTGTTCATTGTCATAATGAACATTGATATGTAGGTATATTTTCTGTTTGATGTTAATGGTTTATAGTACGCTAATGTTAATAATGATTTATTAATTAACTAATTTCTTTAAAAAAAAACTAATTTCATCATTTTTTAATAATGAAGGGAGTTGTTGGGCGTTTTCAGCCATCGGGGCAGTGGAGGGCATAAACAAAATCGTGACCGGAGACTTAATATCTTTGTCAGAGCAAGAATTGGTTGATTGTGACACTTCATACAATGAAGGTTGTAACGGAGGCCTCATGGACTATGCCTTTGAGTTCATTATGAACAACGGTGGAATTGATACAGAGGAAGACTATCCATACAAGGGTGTTGATGGACGTTGTGACCAGACCAGAGTTCGTGTTTTGACCAGGCATTATAATTCTTAACAACTTGTGGACGATTCCTATATCACCTTTGGGGGTTTTTTTGTTGCAGAAAAACGCTAAAGTTGTCACGATTGATTCATATGAGGATGTGCCTGCCAATAGCGAAGAATCCTTGAAGAAAGCACTTTCTAACCAACCAATTAGCGTCGCCATTGAGGGTGGTGGTCGTGCGTTCCAGCTCTATGATTCAGTACGTATTTTAAACATGTTTACATAGTTCTTAGGAGTTTTAGCATTGCCTAGGTTGTTTGTTTGCTTTTCCATCTCTGTAATCTAATGCTTTTATTATGTTATTTTCCTTATGAAGGGTATATTCGATGGAATTTGCGGAACAGATCTGGACCACGGAGTTTTGGCGGTCGGATACGGAACAGAGAACGGCAAAGACTACTGGATTGTGAAAAACTCATGGGGGTCAAGCTGGGGAGAGAGCGGGTACATAAGGATGGAGCGTAACATTGCAGCTTCAGCCGGAAAATGTGGAATCGCTGTGGAGCCTTCATATCCGATCAAAAATGGCCAAAACCCACCAAACCCAGGACCTTCACCTCCATCTCCGATCAAGCCTCCAACCCAATGTGACAGTTACTACACATGTCCCCAGAGCAACACTTGTTGTTGTCTCTTTGAGTTTGGCAAGTACTGCCTTTCTTGGGGATGTTGCCCACTAGAAGCAGCCACTTGTTGTGATGACAACTATAGTTGCTGCCCTCACGACTACCCCGTTTGTGACCTTGATCAAGGAACTTGTTTAATGGTAAGTTCTGCTTCTCCCACTTTGCAAAAAAAAAAAAATTAATGGTAATGCTTGAAACTAAGTCTTTTAGGAATGTGTAATTTGCAGAGCAAGAACAGTCCGTTTAGTGTCAAGGCCTTAAAGCGCAAACCTGCAACGCCATTCTGGTCACATGGCAGGAAGAACATTGTGTAAAGAGAAGATGGAGACACCGCACATTTGCTTTTTCATAGACGACTCCTGACTCATCGGAGCAGAGAGATCTCTGAAGAGATTTGTCAGATGCTTTTAATGTTGTTGTTTATGCCATAACTAGATACATAAAAATGCAGCTGCTGGGTTTCGTGTATATATAAAGAACCATAAGCTGCATTTAAGCTCTACGTTGGGTTTCGTTGATGCAATGTTATTATGGAAGTATCCCTTATATTCTATAAAATGAAGTTCCACGTTTCCTTTTGCTTTTTGAAGTTTCCCCTTCAGTTTACTTCTAATATACTTAGATGAGACCACATACGAGAACCTATCTGCACATGATCATCCTTTTTGAGACACATTTAAGATTTTCGTAACACTTTTAGCATTGCTTGACGACTGATTATTTTTTCAGTATCAAGGAGAGAAGGGATGCAAGAAAATT
Proteins encoded:
- the LOC106312140 gene encoding cysteine proteinase RD21a-like, with the protein product MKLLNTALVILLLTMIAVSSAIDMSIISYDKNHHTISAGSRSDAEVYKLYEEWLVKHGKVQNSLTEKDRRFEIFKDNLRFIDDHNGKNLSYRLGLTKFADLTNDEYRSMYVGSRLKRKSTRTSLRYEARVGDALPESVDWRKEGAVAEVKDQGSCGSCWAFSAIGAVEGINKIVTGDLISLSEQELVDCDTSYNEGCNGGLMDYAFEFIMNNGGIDTEEDYPYKGVDGRCDQTRKNAKVVTIDSYEDVPANSEESLKKALSNQPISVAIEGGGRAFQLYDSGIFDGICGTDLDHGVLAVGYGTENGKDYWIVKNSWGSSWGESGYIRMERNIAASAGKCGIAVEPSYPIKNGQNPPNPGPSPPSPIKPPTQCDSYYTCPQSNTCCCLFEFGKYCLSWGCCPLEAATCCDDNYSCCPHDYPVCDLDQGTCLMSKNSPFSVKALKRKPATPFWSHGRKNIV